ATGAATCTATTAGTATGTGTTTTGGAGATTAACGCTCTTTTACTTTCCATGAAACCTCTCTTTACAGATTTTGTTGAGACTGAGCTTTGGTTTTAAAGAACTTAATGCAGGAAAGTGTGATCTTTTCACCGGGGATTGGATTCCCAATCCATCGGGACCAATGTACACAAATTCCAGTTGCTCCTTGATTGAAGGTCATCAGAATTGCATGAGGAATGGACGAACAGATTCTGGCTATCTATTCTGGAGGTGGAATCCGCGAGACTGCCAGTTACCTCCATTTAATGCTCTAAGGTTTCTTGAGGTGATGAGGAACAAAAGATGGGCATTGATTGGTGATTCAATATCTCGCAACCATGTACAGTCATTGCTATGCATTCTGTCAACTGTAAGTTTTGGGATTGCTTAAACAATTTGAATTTTGGCTTTGGACCACTGAACTACATTTACATTTTTCCTTGCTGGGCCTTTCCGATCTACCATGATATTTATATTGAGTAGAACAAACATGTAGCTGACCGAAGCAGAATTGACACAGATAAACTGTTTTCTGTCTCTCTGCTTTCAATCCTCATGAAAGGTTTATACTATAGTTTGCGAGATGATGCCTAGATCTGTTAATACTGGTTCAATTCGGACATTTTTTATGGACATtcagttcctttttttttccctagtaATTTGTTCCCATGAATATTCCGTTAGTAGGTGGCCTTTgctaaaaaattcatcaaatcaTTGATCTTGGTGTCTGCTATTGGCCTCTCCACTGGGCTGCTGTTACAACTTTGTATTTGGATATTTGGTTGCATTTTCATTGCCTGAgattatcttttgtttgatcTGTAAATGAgcaccatcttcatcttcaatcATTTCACGAATGCtaacaaaatcattaaacaaACCAAGCATTTTGTCATCATTATAGTGTCTCTGCAGGTCCTTTGTGCAgtgtaccttttttttttgctccttTTGGTTTGAAGATGCATATTCATTATGCTCTGTGACTACTGGATTCTGGTTTGTTTAGTAAATTTAACAAGATTATTTTAGTACTTCACTGGACAAATCATAAGGAGCTGAGCGCTTTGTTTTTTAGTTCACGAGGTTGTTTTCCCAGCTCATGACATGCATAATTTATTTACTCTGCTtcgtgttaggttttttttttttttttataccagcAGTGTTGTTATAATGCTTTTGCAAATTGCTGTGACAAATATGATTCGTCATGTTTTCAAGGTGAAGGTTAATCAGAATTGATTTCTTAGTTAGAAATGTGCAAAAGCTACTAGGAGTGTTCTGTCACAATATGCCGGTACTTGAATCCTCATTTTCCTGAATCACTTCTAGCTTTCTCCAGTCATCTCAGCACATTTATGCTCCACGAACATTTCTACTATGAAATCTTGTGATACTCAGTGCCTCCACCACTGGCCCTGCACTCTTGTGAGACATGATGCTGCattttttcagttattattGTCACCTAAAATGTTCCTCCTGCTAATTAGTGCATGCTAAGCTACGTTAACTGCTGTTTAATGAGGGTACCACAAGTGTACCATTTCTTCTGGTGCTTATGGTGATCATAAATAGGCGAAGGGAAAAAACTTACTAGATTTAACTATATGATCCTGCAGGTGGAGCAAGCAGTTGAAGTTTACCATGACGAGGAGTACAAATCAAAAAGATGGTACTTTCCTTCTTACAACTTTACCATATCAAACATCTGGTCTCCTTTCCTTGTAAAAGCTGCCATCTTTGAAGATAATGATGGTGTTTCGACATCTGAAGTTCAGTTGCAGCTTGACAAACTTGACACGAACTGGACAAATCTCTACCAGGGCTTGGATTACATGATAATCTCTACTGGAAAATGGTTCCTTAAAGCTGCTATCTACCATGAGAATGACACAGTGGTGGGCTGCCATATATGTCCTGGAAAGAACTTGACAGAGAAGGGATTTGTCTTTGCTTATGAGAAAGCCCTTAGGTATGCAATGAACTTCATCGCAACATCCAAACACAAGGGATTGATCTTTTTCAGGACATCAACACCGGATCATTTTGAGAATGGAGAATGGCACAATGGAGGGAACTGTACGAAAACAACACCAGCTAAAGAAGGCGAGATTGAGCTTAAAGACCTGAACAAGATTTTGCGCACTGTTGAATTAGCCGAGTTTGAGAAGGCATCCGCGAAAGCTGCTGAAAATGGGGTAAATCTTAAACTCCTCGATTTCACAAATCTCTTGTTATCAAGGCCGGATGGCCATCCGGGTCCATACAGGCAGTTTCATCCATTCGAGCAGGACAAAAATGCGAAAGTTCAGAATGATTGCTTACATTGGTGTTTACCGGGGCCTATTGACTACTGGAATGATGTGATAATGGAGATGGCTATAAATGGTTGAGAAGATTAGGTAGCAGTAGATGATTAATATGTTCCATATTCTTCTACATTTTTTGGTTATGTGAGCTTTGGAACACCTCCCTGCTTGTATATACTCCCGCTGTCCGTGGCCTTCGTTGTCATTGCATTTGCCGTGTATCTGGCTTTACCCGGAGTCCGTCAGCCATTCAGCCAACAAAAATTTCAGCTACTGAGACGGCGGAGGAGGAGATAGTAAAGCTTAATTTCAGTCCATGTTATTTGTATCGATAATAATCTTGATCCCAAATGCCCTAGTTATTCACCATTGCTTCATACATGATTTCCACTTCTTGATATTCAATCCGGGTCTCGTtcctttgtttatttatttatttttaaaattttggttttgtttattattatctatttatttttttaaaattggttttgtttattatttggcAGTCAAGTGTTATCTTCCGGTCAGGGCATGGTATCCAATTACTTGGAACTAAAATCAAGGGActaacattataattataataaaagttaaaagattTGAGAGTAgctgaaattttgatttttttttgtttaaaataaatatttttatattttctggtTGTTTTAATgttctaataaatttttaatatatttataaaaaaaaatattttaaactattatcgttactaaaaatttaaataaaatattttaaatcattattactatcataatttcaaataaatttttgtgtGTTATTGAAACTATAATTATGCTCTTGATCGGTAAAATGAGTtggttttgttttcaaagattattttttttttttccatcatgaGACTCAATCGGTTATTATAATAGAGttaaattgtttatatatatatatatatatatatatatatatatatatatatgtatgtatgtatatgtatgtatgtatgtatattttgtATAGTATAATTACTTTATTaccattgacaaaaaaaaaaagcttcagtTAATAGTTTGATtttcaaacaattaaattatatcattgtacttgaaatgtaaaaatctttgtttttaatggagggtttttttttcctttgattattCGGTAGTTATTGAATGTTATTagatctaataaaataattttataaaataacaaaaaaaagttgagtGAGTATAGatgatttatgattttcatttttgtttgttttcttatcATTATTGTGGTATCATACATGATTTTTTCAAGTATCAAAATCttacatttttcttatttattttaaaatattaatatcacatgatattattttttttatattgacaaAAAATTAACCATTGCACCACCATTTACCTAGTCATTAACTATTTTAAGTTGAAGAATTGAGCTAAAATATGATGCCAAATGCTGTACGTGGCAAACTCTTGTGCGCTGAAATTATCAGGTAACCTGATTTAGGCTAttggaattatattttttgcaaattaatttaagttttttttaaaaaattttaactacaaaaaaagtctgttttgtttataaataaccgctatttttaaacaataaagtTGTAACTTTtagtcaaaaatttaatttaataaaaagttaagaACCTTAACGTCTAATTTATTGATTCTAATTCatggatttttctttatttaagaaattaattttcatgttttttgctaaataaatttttaatttcaatgattgtgatattaagttatttatttttaattatttattattaagttaagaaaagtaatattttaaattatgattcaaAATCGGAAGTCAATTTTCATAAGTTATACTAAATAAAACCTTATATATCAACTTATCAACATATGGTAAAGTCAATAAAGATATGATATAACTATAATCGGTTTTGTGTGATGATGTAGGTAACcaaatggattatttttttcttatctagtTAATGGATAAGTTGGtaattaaatgtaaataataaatacctTTATTGTAACCTTCGTCGTGTATGATTATGAGAAAACTATATTCTTACACGACAATAAAAACTGTTTGGCTTTGCAGTTCAATCTTGTTTggtcattaaaattttttttttttgtttaaaattaaatgtggtttatattttttagattgttttaatgtgctgatattaaaaataatttttaaaaaataaaaaaaatattattgacatgtattttagatataaaaaacttatttaaaaaataatcaccgcTACCAAACTGTTGCTCTTATGGTTAAAATCTCGCCATGTTATCCTCTCaagtatattttattgtaaattattatCACACGTAAGCAAGTTCGCCATCTCTCCACCTCTGTTTGTCTGTTGAGTGTTGCCTTCTCAATTTCGCTTCTTCTCTCATCCATCCCTCTCCACCTTCCCTTTACATCAGCGAATCCTTGCTCAGTTACCCCCATTGAAGTCTGAAAAACAATCCAAGTAAGTATTTTCTTATCTCCCTTCTTTGTTTTACACAATTTCTTGATTTATATATGCTTGTCTGTAcctgggtttttcttttcttccttttcccaTTACCTCCTTGGTGTTAACAAACCTTAATTAGTCATACTGTGCATAACTTAACTAAGGGTTTTgcttgtaatgtttttttagttttggagtGACCTAATATAATTGGGATTATGATTGGAAGTCTTGGTGGTGTTTTTTGGGATGAAGATTGAGAATGGCCAGGGAATTGGTGGTTTTGGTATGAACATAGTCGTAAGCACTTTTATGAAGGCAGAGTTGTGCTCTGTTGAGATTAGCATGCTAGTGTTGTTTCAAGAAGGTAGAGGTCGAGCTCAATTTTTTCTGCTATTTTTAATTCGGTTCTGTGGAGTTTGTAGGAGTGGCCTTGGTGATGTTTATTTGACCCAGTTAGAGGCTTACTGGAAACTGGGAGGTTACATAGAGTTGTCTGTTCTTTGATGTGTGCATGGTGCCGACTTTTTAGCAAATGTGAGTTTATGGCTTCATTTGGGCTTGCATGTAGTGCAAGTGTCTCCTACAGGTTCAATTCCCTTTACTTAGGATATCAGAACGGTAGCTATACTTTTATTTCATGAGGTCTAAtcttaaagaaaatgatatgaGCAGGCTTATTGCTGTTGCTTTTACATTTAAATAGTCATTTCAGGTAATTATTTAGCTAAATTCAATGATTGCCTTTTCATTGTGACCTGTGTTTTCACCTGTGCATATTTGTGGCCTGTCCAACGATTATTCTACTTTGTTTTGGTCATCAGAAGATCAAGGGATGCTGAGCTCATAGGTGTGAACAACCTGCTATAAAAACCTCCACACTGTAAAAGATGATTCCAAAGCCACTGCGCACGCTTGTAACTGGCACTGCCATCATCTTGGGTGGCGTGCTTGCACTCAACATCACTTCCTCTATTGCTGTTAATGCACTTCGTTTTGCCACTGATCTCAAACTGGTTAATTCAGGAATAAGAACCTTAATTTTACCATTACTATCATTATTTGTTTGAGAGTTGTCTTTCTGAATTCCTTttcctgtctttttttttcaatagagaAGAGTTGCGTTGCGTTGTGGGGTTTGTAGAGGAAAGGGGTTTTACATATGCAAACTGTGCAAAGGGAATGCTAGCATACACTGGTCACCTTTGTACGACCCTGTTGCTATCAATCCTTGCCTTTGCCCTACTTGTGATGGTAACAGGTTAGTTGTTGTTCGTTGTTTGTTATGCATAGATTCTTGGTTTGCTATTGGATTTGGCATCACTGCTGTAGAATTTACTTGGGTGATTGACTTGTCTGGAAATGTGAACCTGTGAAGTGCTAATGTGAAACTTTTATGTTGCAAGTAATTCTAGTTTTCATATTGCTGCTTATTATGCTTGTGCATTGCTTTGATTGATGTCTTTCTTATCTATTGCAGAGTACAGCGCTGTCTAAACTGCCTTGGGAAGGGCTACAATTGATTTGCAAGATGTTAAATACTGTTTGAACTTATATTTAAATGTCTCATTTCGCAAGCTTCTAGCCCCAACTGCATTAGAGGGTATACATCTCTATTTTCTAACCAAATTTTGCGATTTGTTTTATGCTTCTAGAATTGTTTGTGCCAGTTAAGAAATATAGGCAGACTAATAGCATTGGCATAGCCATCGATAAGGAAAATGACTGCTATCAGTATTAGGGGATTACACCACTTTATAGTCAAGCTTTATCCATGCTGGTTATGGTTCTTTAAGTAGTTTAAACTGATATGGTGATATTATCTAAAACAATGATATGGTGTTCCTGAAACAGGATCAAGTTGCTGAATTTTAATTCCAATGTAACAAGACTTGGTTCCCATAcagttttttcattcaaaaagaaGAATTCATTATTTGGCTTCCACTTTCACGTGATGCTGCATTAAACGACTTGAACAAGTTTCTTTGTATTattgaattattgaattaaCTGAGTTTTGAGAAGGCATCAACAAAAGCTGCTGAAAACGGGGTAAATCTCGGTGTAAGTAGACTGGTATTTGTCGTTGGGGTTGGGTTACTGCTTAGCGCAGCCCGCCTTGTATTTACCATGATTGTTGTTTGCTGACCCTGGGAATCTGTCCAAGTTGTTACTCTCTCGTGTACTTCTCTGTACTTTTTATCTCCAAGTCTGTTCATGCATTGTTGGTGTTTATTCTGAAGATGATTCTTTCACTGCCATATTTCTCCGTGATTGACTTAACTCAGGTGGCCCTGCGTGTTTCTAATTTGAATATTCTTGCCCATAACTAATATGCTGGTTTTATGTGCCCATCTCCATCTTAAGTAGTCGACCATGGAAGTCAGTTGACAATGATGGCTTCACTGCTTGTGAATACAACAAGGTCATCGGCCTTAATTTCAGTCACAGTAACCACATATTTGGCTTTACCTTGATTTCATCAAACATTAATACCGGAGCTAAGGAGATAATCAAGCGTAATTATTGCCCATGTTATAGTAATTTCTCGATCCCAGATGCCCTGGTTATCGACTAGACCATTCACTTCGATGCCATGAATGGTGAATCTTTAATCAGAATCAACTAAGATTTGCAcctttttatacacacacaatGACAGACAACGCTATAAAAACTCAGGGGTCTGTTCAGGTCTGCATGCGGAGTTATGGGCTTGCTTTTGCTAGGAGTAAGGGTTATTGAAGGGTGGGATTGGAGGTAGATTCTGCAGGTGTTGCAGCTGGTTCATGAGAGCAGGAGCTGGTTGATCCAAATTTCACAATTCATTTTTCTACAATATGAATAGATGATGTTCCATGTATTGAAAAATTGTTAtggaaataattttaatgaaaacaatCGAACCTCCAATTATAAGCATGGCCTTCCCATCCAATTCAAACGAGTCTATATATGTAATTTGAACCAGTTCCAAGATACCCAGATATTGTATGTGCCTCCAGTCCCCTGTGGCACTACACGAAGTACGTCATCAGCATGAAATAAAGTGGGTTGGCATGTCTTCCATTGATGACTCTTTTAAACTCTCAATATTATTGTGCTCTGTTCCACTCCACTAAAAACATGGACACCAATTTCTTTCACGCTGATGACGTCCCCAACTAATTTCACAATCCCCTAATGCCCAATTTAAAACATTTACTTACACTTTGTAtggtaaagtttttttttaaaaaaaaccacaccATCCCCTGTTACCGGTCAAATTACCCGTAAATCAGATTTCCGCTTCCGGACCTCAACCCCCTCTTAAAAACTTCAACAACtgatttgaaattcaaaaatatactaGCCGTTGCGCTCCTCTCCTTCCTTCCTATGTAAACCTATCCTCTCTCAAATACCCTAAAtcatactctctctctctctctctctctctcgctctcaaAATCGAGATTCTAGAATGGCAGATACTGCTGTAGCCTCGACAGttccaaaaaaatcaagaaacaacaGGAAAGCTTTGAAACAGAAGAACCCATCAACAAATGAATCCAATATAATGGCTCAAAAGCTCTCTGAGACATCTACTGCCACCGTTTTATCTCCATCAGATACTGATCCTTCGAAAGAAAACCATGCGAGTCATTCTCAGCCTCGGTCTTCACCCAAGAAAGGGAAATCCAAGGCCGCGAAAGCGAAGCAGAATAAAGAGGCTTCGGCTTCTTTGTTTGAGAAAGATTTTCAAGAAATGCAAGAAATGTTGCAGCAGTTAAAGCTTGAGAAAGAGAAGACCGAGGTTTTGTTGAAGGAGAAAGATGACATGTTGAAGGCTAAAGATGAGGAGATTGAAATGAAAGGTAAAGAAcagcagaagatgaagatggagtTGAAGAAGTTGCAGAAGTTGAAGGAATTCAAGCCCACCATGGTtagatttcttgatttttcgtTTCGTGATTTCTTGTCTTAAGGGATCGGTAGACTGAGTTAACGTTCAACGTTAGGTTTGATTTGTTAactttcttgttaatttttaggTAAATTGTtggtttaaacaaaaaaatgctaTCTTCAATTCAgaaagttatgattttttatgtgtttaggGTTTGAATTGATAGGTCTTTCGTTATGAATCTTTGTACAGACTCTCCCATTTGTTCAAGTAATGAATGACAAGGAGCAagacaagaagaaaaagaagggtGGCAATGAAATCAAAAGGCCATGCCCACCTTACTCACTTTGGTGCAAAGCTCAATGGAATGAGGTAAACAAAGAGATAGGGTTCTGGATTTCCTTTTAAGCttttaattaaacatgtttTGGCTCTTATTGACGATTAATTTGGGGTTTTTGCTGTgcaggtaaaaaaagaaaacccagatGCAGAGTTTAAGGATATCTCTAACATTTTGGGGGCAAAGTGGAAGACCATTACtgcagaggagaagaagcctTATGAGGAGAAGTATCAGGCTGAAAAGGAAGCCTATCTGAAAGTAATGACAAAGGAGAAGCGCGAGAGTGAAGCAATGAAGCTTTTGGAAGAGGAACAGAAGCAGAAGACTGCTATGGAATTGCTTGAGCAATACCTCCAGTTCAAGCAGGAAGCAGATCAGGAAGAGAACAGCAAGAAGACCAAGTAAAATCAGAAGCAACACTCTTCACTGTCTGTTCCTTTACTTTGTTGACTAcagaattattaatttgtttgttttgttcattCACAGGAAAGAAAAGGATCCATTGAAACCAAAGCAGCCATTGTCTGCATTTTTCCTGTTCTGTAATGAGAGAAGAGCCGCTCTCCTTGCAGAGAACAAGAGTGTTCTGGAGGTGGCAAAGATTGCTGGTGAAGAATGGAAGCACATGACAGAAAAACAAAGGGGGCCTTATGAAGAGGTTTACACTTGAAACAACTTGCCCTTTTTAGCTGggagtttaattattttactcgGTTTGGTTTCTTAGCTGCTTCTGAATATTGCAGGTTGCAAAGAAGAACAGGGAAAAGCATATGCAAGAAATGGAGGCTTACAAGCAGACAAAGGATGAAGAAGCTATGAATCtcaagaaagaagaggaagaactGGTGAAAGTTCAGAAACAGGAAGCATTGCAGTTGCttaagaagaaagagaaaactgAAAACATTATCAAGGTATCAACCTGTTGCTTTCAACTGTGTTTGTTGATTGCTATGCTATTTTGGAGCCTTTCTGGTGGCTAAATGTGTACTTTATAATGTACAGAAAACCAAAGAGCAACGCcagaagaagcagcagcagaatGTTGACCCTAACAAGCCTAAGAAGCCTGCATCTTCATTCCTTCTTTTCAGGTATTAGCGTCTCACGAGTAGTCACACTTTTCAGTGCAGTGCAATTTTTGCAATTAAATTTACAAAGTTATTGTTTTCTACGCAGCAAAGAAACCAGGAAAAGTTTAATGGACGGGCGCCCTGGAATCAGTAATTCCACCCTGACTGCAATGATTTCTGTGAAGTGGAAGGTAATCTATTTTGCAAAACCCATCGTTTTTGCTGAAGTAGTTGGTTGAGCTCACAAATCTGAAGGGTCTGATTTTGTAATTTGTGTtttactgggtttgcaggaaCTTAATGAAGAAGAGAGGCAAATCTGGAACTCCAAAGCAGCTGAAGCCATGGAAGCATATAAGAAGGAACTGGAGGAGTACAGCAAATCTTTAGCAGCTGCAACTTCAAATGACGAACAACAGCAGTAGCGAAAGGCTTGTTCCATCTAATAGATGCAAACTCTTTTTGTCGATGATGTTCAAGTGTCTGGTGGTTGAACATCATTTTCTCAAGTTGTTGTTGAACTAGACTATCATTTTTAGGTTTGGTGGGGCTGCCTATATCAGGCTTGGCGTAATCTTTCAGGGCGGGGGTTGTTTTCATTTTGCAATTGTTCGCAAGGTTATGATTGAATCGAAATGTTGTTGTTGACCTTTTCACTTCTTTTACGTCTTACctctcttttaaaattaaaaaagaagaagaagaagaggcaaACCTTGTAAAAGTCCATAGACttaaataatagttttaatacttaattttatgaactaaacaaaaaaataaaaaataatatttttttcttgaaaaccttCCCTTCATGTAGCAAAACACAAGAACATTATATATCTCGAACGCAAAAATACATGAGTAAAAAAGTGATTTAATCACATAAAATAGTGGACTACGAATATTTTGATCTAAACAAATCTGATTTAGGTTTATTAAAAATTCGATCgcattttttgttttgccaTAACAAACATTTTGGGTTGCTTTGGCGTCTCGGTTATGGCACCGATCCAATATACTTGTAGCTTATCCTTTCGCTCCTCGGCCACCTAAAAGGAAACTACCAAAATAACCCTACACAACAGGCAGACAAGTCTTCTCCAAGCCCAATTAAAATGGAAACTCCTACCCTCTCTTATACTTCTTTATGTCACCCATCAAAGAATGTGACTTGCTCCTCTCTCCTCCTTGCATTCACGTCTATCTCCCTCTCCGGGCAACGATATGCCCGCCCGCTTCCTTTTAGCCTTGTCTCGACGCCTCCGACATTAACGTCACCTCTTGCTTATCTCCCTGCTGCACCTTAACCTGCACGTACACCACAGTCTATATAACATTAATTAATGGCTCCACCTCCAAAACCTGACCCTTTCCCTGCAGACTCTCAACGTGAAGTTGATGCCGGTGCAGTCTTCGTCCTCGAATCCAAGGGTAAGTGGTCTCAAAAAATCTATATACAATCGGAGCCACGATTTTGAAGAAACGGCgaagttttcatatttttttatttacatgcagGGGAGTGGTGGCATGCCGGATTTCATTTGACGACGGCGATTGTGGGGCCTACAATACTGACGTTACCGTATGTGTTTAAAGGTCTAGGATGGGCTTTAGGATTCTTCTGCTTAACGGTTATGGGCATGGTGACCTTTTACGCTTATTATCTCATGTCGAAGGTGCTAGACTACTGCGAAAAAGATGGTCGTCGCCATATCAGATTCCGGGAATTAGCTGCCGACGTTTTAGGTAACTATCGAAACGGTAAAAGAGCTACTGGTTTCGTTTTGTTTtggtaaaaactaaaagaggcaGTCAGGAATGACGGAAAATCATTAAAGATGTGCTTCCATATGAACGGAGGAATTTAAGTGTGCCTTTGATTTAATTTGCTGTTAAAAAATTCCTGGTTTTGCTTTAAATGTGTCATGTTTACATTGACCATGTCACCTAAGAATCTCGACCATTTGATTTGGACCCCCACTACAAGCCCTGCAATCCAATGGatgagattttcttttttgagcgTGTGTGTattgagattttcttttttgagcgTGTGTGTTTGAT
This region of Populus alba chromosome 3, ASM523922v2, whole genome shotgun sequence genomic DNA includes:
- the LOC118035143 gene encoding protein trichome birefringence-like 23 isoform X1, translating into MKLIWRLKSLNKYNNWIFKLAIATLLLGFAFRLLFYQSSSFEPNIETAFAESTELSKEPVSSVDISKPPPVTVDIPKPPLAADIPNPTSSANTSKDSLSSDLQEPEDETPQKELNAGKCDLFTGDWIPNPSGPMYTNSSCSLIEGHQNCMRNGRTDSGYLFWRWNPRDCQLPPFNALRFLEVMRNKRWALIGDSISRNHVQSLLCILSTVEQAVEVYHDEEYKSKRWYFPSYNFTISNIWSPFLVKAAIFEDNDGVSTSEVQLQLDKLDTNWTNLYQGLDYMIISTGKWFLKAAIYHENDTVVGCHICPGKNLTEKGFVFAYEKALRYAMNFIATSKHKGLIFFRTSTPDHFENGEWHNGGNCTKTTPAKEGEIELKDLNKILRTVELAEFEKASAKAAENGVNLKLLDFTNLLLSRPDGHPGPYRQFHPFEQDKNAKVQNDCLHWCLPGPIDYWNDVIMEMAING
- the LOC118035143 gene encoding protein trichome birefringence-like 23 isoform X2, with product MKLIWRLKSLNKYNNWIFKLAIATLLLGFAFRLLFYQSSSFEPNIETAFAESTELSKEPVSSVDISKPPPVTVDIPKPPLAADIPNPTSSANTSKDSLSSDLQEPEDETPQKGKCDLFTGDWIPNPSGPMYTNSSCSLIEGHQNCMRNGRTDSGYLFWRWNPRDCQLPPFNALRFLEVMRNKRWALIGDSISRNHVQSLLCILSTVEQAVEVYHDEEYKSKRWYFPSYNFTISNIWSPFLVKAAIFEDNDGVSTSEVQLQLDKLDTNWTNLYQGLDYMIISTGKWFLKAAIYHENDTVVGCHICPGKNLTEKGFVFAYEKALRYAMNFIATSKHKGLIFFRTSTPDHFENGEWHNGGNCTKTTPAKEGEIELKDLNKILRTVELAEFEKASAKAAENGVNLKLLDFTNLLLSRPDGHPGPYRQFHPFEQDKNAKVQNDCLHWCLPGPIDYWNDVIMEMAING
- the LOC118034770 gene encoding uncharacterized protein, which encodes MIPKPLRTLVTGTAIILGGVLALNITSSIAVNALRFATDLKLRRVALRCGVCRGKGFYICKLCKGNASIHWSPLYDPVAINPCLCPTCDGNRVQRCLNCLGKGYN
- the LOC118034751 gene encoding high mobility group B protein 6, producing MADTAVASTVPKKSRNNRKALKQKNPSTNESNIMAQKLSETSTATVLSPSDTDPSKENHASHSQPRSSPKKGKSKAAKAKQNKEASASLFEKDFQEMQEMLQQLKLEKEKTEVLLKEKDDMLKAKDEEIEMKGKEQQKMKMELKKLQKLKEFKPTMTLPFVQVMNDKEQDKKKKKGGNEIKRPCPPYSLWCKAQWNEVKKENPDAEFKDISNILGAKWKTITAEEKKPYEEKYQAEKEAYLKVMTKEKRESEAMKLLEEEQKQKTAMELLEQYLQFKQEADQEENSKKTKKEKDPLKPKQPLSAFFLFCNERRAALLAENKSVLEVAKIAGEEWKHMTEKQRGPYEEVAKKNREKHMQEMEAYKQTKDEEAMNLKKEEEELVKVQKQEALQLLKKKEKTENIIKKTKEQRQKKQQQNVDPNKPKKPASSFLLFSKETRKSLMDGRPGISNSTLTAMISVKWKELNEEERQIWNSKAAEAMEAYKKELEEYSKSLAAATSNDEQQQ